A region from the Ptychodera flava strain L36383 chromosome 12, AS_Pfla_20210202, whole genome shotgun sequence genome encodes:
- the LOC139146266 gene encoding uncharacterized protein: MRYLMFDNVNTPHIDNTGHYPMRVESAAENTSYTWITSSESKVQVQWYQHFQNEFHKVNGKLDAIGDYSLDILPAYDELTGQPPDTRSREAIPNAHGIVKFEVAFGVDQEGGESLTGATTWSVVDDVEVGYFCQEMHHLNKDT; this comes from the exons ATGAGATACCTTATGTTTGACAATGTGAACACACCTCACATTGACAACACTGGTCACTATCCTATGAGAGTGGAATCAGCAGCTGAGAACACTAGCTACACATGGATTACTAGCTCTGAGTCAAAG GTCCAAGTCCAATGGTATCAACACTTTCAAAACGAGTTTCACAAAGTTAATGGCAAACTGGATGCAATTGGTGATTACTCTCTTGATATATTACCGGCATATGACGAGCTGACGGGTCAGCCACCAGATACTAGGTCACGTGAAGCTATACCAAACGCCCATGGAATCGTCAAATTCGAGGTTGCCTTCGGGGTTGACCAAGAGGGAGGGGAATCACTGACAGGTGCAACAACATGGTCAGTTGTGGACGATGTCGAGGTAGGATATTTTTGCCAAGAAATGCATCATTTAAATAAAGATACctaa